ttaattgtgtgtATTAATAATTTCTAATCTAATCATTTCTTATCATTTGTTGTTTGGATGATTCCATTTTGAGAATCTGATAAACCCATATACTCGTAATGGTTACTGAGGTAAATAGTTCTCATCAAggatatttcatatttattttcatttattaatacatgagaattaaaaaaatctgtataGCAAATGGCACCAATACGCCTTCATGTCTTTAGAAAGAAATGTGACTCAGCAGAGGTCCTAACTAACTAAAGAGTCCTAAAAAGCAACAGTGAATGGAGTTTTTACGTGTTGACACCAGTACAAAGGTCAGCTCTATATACTCCTCTCCCATTCACCAGAAAAGAAAAACCTGAACTTCGACAGTAACCCATTTACCAAGTGAATCATCCCCCATTCGATATACACAAGCCatcactctcttctcttttttcaacTCACCTTGAACATCCCACTACCACCACCTCTTCTCAGCATCAGTTTCTATTCAGTATACAACCTTTATCTACAGGTGATGGCTGACATCTCGTTGCTGCATCCAAGCCCAAGATATTGCTACCTCCACTTGGAGGCTACCTATCCAATCGCATTAACCATGTGTGTCTTCCTGGTCATTTGGTGAAGAAAGAACTCAAAAACAAGTGAGCCACGCATGAGAGGGCAAGCGGCGGGCAAATCTCAAGCTTCATCCCCATCTAGTAATCTTAAAGTACCATTGTTTGAACTGTCGATGCCTCACTATGTTCTGGTTCGCAAATATTGCCAATGGACTTAAGGAAGTAAGCATATAAAAGAGCTGCATATggcacaaaacaataaaatggaaagTGTCAGATGTCCACGGGACAACTTCCCCCTTCCTCACTATCTTCCTGGACATTGCAAGGCTACGGACAGGCCTCATGTTGGTCTTGAGTGTGCTAAACTACAAAAGCGTCTTTGAAACATCAGcgaccaaaaacaaaaaggcaatCAACAGACACCGTTATTTAGCCAGAGTGTCCCTGTTGAAGTCACACAGATAAAAACATACccatgaaacaaacaaacataaagaaCACAACAGTCTTGGCACTGACAAGATGTCCCTGGgattgagcaaaaaaaaaaaaaaaaaaagaagaaaaaatacacaacagatgaaaggaaagagTCTCGTCTTTCATTTACCCAACAGTCTCTCTTCGCAGTTTGTTGTTCCCTTTGACAGAAAAGAAAACCAAATAGAGACCAAAAGAGGATCCTTAgacagtgagtcagtcagtcccTATGTTTCCGTGTCCAATCCGTTGTGGACACGTTAGcaagaaggaatgaaggaaccAACGTTGCGGCGTCCGTAACTCCCAGGTTCCACATTTACAGTGAGCGaaagggggggatggagggggaggggggagggagagagggagggagaaaggaagccGGGGAGGGAATCATAACACAATCTTCAGCGGGGGGGAGCTTATGAAGTAAATAAACTGAGAACAAACTGAATTGCGGCGAGGGctaaaagacacacaaacacgctccCGCTCCTCTCCAAATAAAAACACCTGAGAAAGCAGAAATCTGAGGGAGGTGGATACAGGGCTTCTGCACTGGTCAAAGGCCCAGTGTGCTGAATGTGCTGCGTTGATCGGCGAGGGCCAGGAGGGGACGGGCGGCAGCAGGGACGTGGAGAGAAACTAAGGATTCTGGGAAGAGTgacggagggggagagagagagagggatcaagAGCCCATCGTAGGCGGCCAATGTGGTTTTGGCGCTCGGGCGAGGAGGATGGGGATGCACAGAGTCCAGAGCCAGTTATTCAGGCCTCTGGGGCTATGTGTAGGGcagatggggggtgggggggggggggtgggcagTTGAGCCAAGAGCCGGCAGGTCACAGGACCTAGAGTCCATCGTGGGTGGTCAACATGTCTTCGGCTCTGCGGTGGGACTCCAAGGCTTTCGCGGTGTAGATATCCTGAGGCAACTCAGATTTGCGTCGCACCATAGGCCGCTCTTTCCGCTGGTCTCGCTGCAACTGTCAGGTGGGGGGCAGGGtagggggcagagggagggaaagaagagagaggatacTTAATTATAACATATCTTTCATGTCATCATATTTATGAATGTACTACATGTCAAATTATCCCTGTTCTGATCATATATTTACAGATATTACACAACAGCTTGAACTCAACTCAGTTATATACATCAAAATCTAATCTACAGAGGGAAAACTAGTTAGGCACTCTACCCTAATTGAGTTAAAGCAAAGCATACTAAGCCAGCCATACACCTGGATAAAAATAGTAATGTTGGTGTAAAACAACAGCCTTCAATTACATACAGAACAACACAGGTCCTGTACAACTTAGACAACATGCAAGGGGAAGCAGAcgcacaacaacaaagaaagctCTTGATTCCAGTGTTCAGCCCTAGCCAGACTGGTTCCTGCTATCTATGGGTCTTTTGTGGACTAGTACAGATCCTGCTAAGACACTCTAAAATGTATACAGAAAGTATACAACTATAATAATCATTTTACTCAAAGTGGCTTTGATTAGAAGAATTTGCAAGCTCTGGTAACGTAGATAAACATTAGTTACTGTGAGAAGAGAtgtatagagacagagagaagtcaGGTTTACCTGAGTGGCTCCTTCCTCAACTGTCTTTTTTAACCTCTGAACATCTTCTATCAACGGAACATCCGTCTCCATTGCTACAGGACTATTGAGGTCAGAGGAATCAACATACATAAGGAACTATGTTGAAAAGAAAGgaacaaaaacagaacacaaaAGGATGGAGAAAAGACTTTCAGTCGCATGCAAAGAAGAATGAATCAAGAAGCTTTAGACAAATGAAAATAAGCAACTCTGATGTGCTGCAGTTATCAATTTGATAAGCCTTAGTTGAGGTGTAGGGATTgaaaatttttttaaatacttccACTGATTTATTGGAAGTTGTATTATGCGTTGATTAATCAAAAGCCACTCATTACATCAAATGGCGTTACCAGATCATAAAGTGTTGGGGATACTGGTATAGGAATTAAATTAGTCAAAGATTGTTAGAGGTCTCAGGTTATGCTATTCACCACAACTAAGCACTTTAGAGCAGGATCACTCAACCAGATCTTTCCATCTTTACCAGCAGTGTCTGACTAAGCTGAtggaaaacatgaaatatcTACTCAGACTATACACAAGGCGGTCTAAGCAAACCTAAACAAGGTAAGACGGAAAGGCCACTGCATTCCAACGACAAAACTGGCTTCCAGAGGGGAACACAAGACACATAATTatgtacatgcacaaacacacacacacacacacacacacactttggtggtaaggaaggaaaaaaaaaagatgcgtGTGGATGATTGTAGTCACTGCTCACCTGTGGATTTGATTTGGCAAGGTTCTCGATCTTGATCCAAGCCTCTTCCCGTTCTTTTGACTTGGCCTTCTCTCTGTTGAACAAAGCAGCGAGCCCACAGTCACTATACTAAACCGTGTCAAGGAGGTCACTGATGAATTGAAAACCTAGCACTAATGCAAATTGAATTGCCTTTCAATCGTGTGTCATCACAATCATTTGTAAAAATATGCATTGAGTGGGAGAGCAGTCTATGGTGCGTACTTATTTTTCTCAGCCCTGAACTGCTGTGTGCAGTCATCAAACAGCTTCTGATTCATCTCCATGAAGAGCTTCAGAGCGTTGTAGATGAGGCCGTGGATGGtcctgtgaacacacacacacacacacacacacacacacacacacacacacacacacacacacactagagtcAAATTCCAACAAACATAAGCATTACTGCAAATGCCAGTGTTGTCCTCCAGCATAAAACTTGAGTCTCAAGCCTTAAAATTAGTTTCAAAGAATGACACTCGTGGGTTTAAAGATAATATTCCACTTTTGGCACATAGCTAGAGCTCTTTCAACTTTCTTAATAACTATAAATATGAAGCTATGAAATTTTGGATGTAGTAAAtgctattcattcatttttattttgaaatagtgcattttttatgtcatttctCTGTGCTTTTATTAAATTATGTTTAATGTAAAGCAGCTTCAGACAGTATATCTGTGCCTCCAGAGAGTTGAAAATTATTTCCTGAAGTGACTGAATGGCACTGTGCTCCTTTATTCCCCCTGCAAGCCTAACACTGCGCACCAAAGGCAGTAAAATCAAATCACACATATAAAATGGACGCTGGATCTGAGGAAACAGTGATCTGAAGCAATAGAGAACAGAAGGAATTATGATAAAAGGCCTCTAAGAAATTCCGATCTAAATTATAAATTGGGATAAAAATTTCTAGGGAACTATTTTATTGATGTCGCAGGACAATGCACTGTGTGGCAACGCTCAAATATCTACACACACTAGACAGATCACTATGTGAGTTATGATTAAAGAGATGTATTTTGTAACAAGGCATTGTGTCTGACTGGTTGAAGTCAGTCCTGTGAGATGCAGCAGAACAAACCACAGTGTGCAATGTGCTGTATTGAATGTGAGGACATTTTGACAGCGTCTCTACTGAGGCTACAGCTGGGCATCTTACTTGTTCCAGTGGGTCTTGGAGTTGCGGTAGAGGGCAGGGAACATGATTGGCAGGATCTTTGCTGCGTTGTCGCTGATTAGACTCATGATGTACTCGTTATTCCAGTAGTACAGAGCTCTCTCTGCCACctacagagaacacacacacacatacacacacacacacctcaggctAATGCTCCAGCCACTACAGGGTATCTATCGACCAGCCGaatctttttacattttaaaaatgtgacaaactgGCAAAGCTGCAGCTCAAGATAAGAAGTAACTTTTCAAGTGTGAATGTGTCCCGTGACGTGACGATGACTCATCCGGGCCGTCGGTTACCTGGAAGTGCGGGCTGGACACGCACTTGGCCAGCTGTCTGAAGAGCGGCTCCTGCACCTTGACGAACTCAGACGGCTCGATGACGTCCAGGATCTCCTCCAGCTCGTTGAGGAACATCACCTCCTTGGGACTGTGGGTCTTTGGCCAGTACTTCAGTAGAGCCATCACCACCTGTTGAGACGGCAGAATAAGAAGATGATGGCGTTGAACAACTAATCAGTTAATAAGGAGGCGGCTTATGGGGTAAATAGGAGTAAACTATCAGCTGTACTGACCAACAAATGGATTTAGCATCCTCTAAtcttcaagaaaaaacaaataatgtcCCCACACAAAGTTCTTTCAATCAAAGTGACTGTCAAAATTTCAGCCAGAGTTTAGAATGACTGAACATGCAAAGAAATTCAAAATATTCTACCGTATTTGATCTGACCTACCGGCTCGGTTAGAGTGCTGTCCTTCTCCAAAAACTGCACCACGCAATAGGCCAGCTGcaaaacacgtacacacacattcaattaGGAAAACCTTCAAAGGAGCATGCATTTTATatcacacacaagcaaactCAAGGTAACACAGGGTAAGACTTCAAacaagactcacacacacacacacacacacacacacacacactgatgttacCTGTGGATGGTAGACACTGAGTGACTTGACTTTGTGCAGAGGCAATAGAACCTTCAACAGGAAAATCTTGTGCTCCTCTTTTAGTGGTAAGGCAAATCCATTGATTATACTGtcagataaacaaaaataacCATGAGGATATAATTTGAAGAATTGTTTACCACAGTGAAATAGCTGAGAAGGAAAACAACAGCTGGCAATTAGGAGGCTATCACGTTTAAGAcaaactaaagaaaaaaaaactgaagtcaAATGCTATTTCATGGTTTATTCCTTTCTGTAATCATGATGGTCACATAAGTAGAAATGAAAGCAGGATTACACAGAACTATTGAATATAACTGAATAGCTGCACAAAACCCATAGGGACATTAAAGCTTCATTATTCATGACAGAGTATTAAACCTTGTGACTTTAGTTAAGAGCCATACCTTCCAAGTATTTCCAGTAGTTCGGCTATACCGTTATGGTGCTCTGTCTCATAGATAAACCTATAGAAACAGACAGGGACGTTTTTCAGCGGCAATACACAGATTTCTTATTTGTCAGCAAAGCAAATGACTCAGAAATGATCCATCTATCTTATGTAATTGTTTGGAAGTCGGTTCACGCAGCATTTATGTTTTATAAAACACGGGCAGAGCATCAGGAGGGACGGCACTCACCTATAGAAAATGTTATTGATCTGTTTTCTGATGTACGCCCTCAGCCCCAGGAACTTTCCGTAGATCCTGTGGAGGGTGGTTTTGaggaagtctctctctctgggatcCTCGCTGTCAAATAGTTCTAGGAGCTACAGCGCAACAAAAGTGATTCATCAAATTCGATTTTAtcataatgtgaaaaaatattGTTTGCTTTTGAATGAAAAGAGCTAACTGGCAAGGAAAAAACATGGGAGTGGCAgcatgctctgatgaaggcttttTTGTGGAAATGCATTGCCGCCATTGCCATGTTTTTTCATCGTGTTGCTTGAAGTTGGTTTGTAGTTGATATATGAGGGGGTGCACATTTTTCAGCTAATTGGCAAGAGCGGTGTTAAAATATTCTTTTCTTACCTGCATTACAAATTTCTGGTCAATGTATTTCTTCGCTATGTTAGGCTGAAAGTCAGGGGATTCTAAAAATCTAAGGAAAAATTCATAGACGAGCTGGaacagaaagaaacaagaaaaaacacagagagagatgaatactGGGAAGGAGCCACATTTATGAAGAATTCATGCAAAGTGTGAGTCAGTATGCTTGATGTATAGTTATTGCTCATTGATGATGCAAATGGGGTCAGTtcagaaatgctgttttgtatACATCTATTTTCACTCCTTTCTTCCATTATGGGTGTGCAGGTGTCTATCCATATGAGAATTGCTCATTTGTTCTTCATTCTTTTTCTAATCATAAGCAATTATATGGACAGAACTATATAGAATGCTATAGAAGTCTAATTCTATGATCAACCATGTTTGGGAACTTTTCTATTGCTAGGTTGTTTGTACCACAGTGTGATATAGATTGCAGATCAATGTAGGAGATGATTGGAGTTTAAAACACTCAACCTGGAGGTGTGGCCACGCAGCCTCAAGTGTGGGCTCATCCTCTTCCGGGTCGAACTCCGCTCCAGTGGGGTTGGACGATGGAGGCAGTGTTCTGAACATATTCACCGCAAACTGGAAGAAGAGAGATGAAAATAATGTTTAGAACAATGTGAGCATTTTCTTGACAAATGTAAGCTACTGTTCTGTGCCGTAGGGGATATACAGACAGGAGTGATGGCACATTTTGTTTgtaccatttttaaaaaatatctaTTTATTAAAGGTTAATGTTTATTCCACTGGACAGTGTGCTATCTCATCCCAAGTTTGCGTTTGAAGTtgatttccatttttttgtgtggtttTCACCATAGAGTACGTCTTGATCGGGTTATAAAAAAACATCTTGAGTGACTAGTAGTCCCTTTCTACACAACAGACCCATCTTAAGCCATCTTTACAGCTGACCCAGCTAAAAATGCCATATATTGTTTTCAAACTAGGCCATTTACACATCCAGTAGATTCAAGATGTTTCCGTTAACATTTCTAGTTTTGCTAACCTACTTGAATCAAAATCAAGTCTCTATTAACCTGGCATTGATTGTTTTTGCTGTTCTCCCTCACCTCACTTCACCTACCATGCCACCTTACGCACAGGTGATGGGGCGCTTGTTGTGGTGCAagatggttaccatggttaccatgaCACGCACAGGCATTTCTCCAGCTTTACTTTACACAGAACAAAAACCGGGTCAGGTCTggcttttctcctgcttttccTCTAGGTTGTGAGGCTAACCTCCCTTTTCCCCGGCTTGACATCTTTACACAGAAATCAAACCCGGATCAGATCCATCAATAATCTGGTATAAATACTCTGTGTACAGATGGCTTTAGTTTTATAAGGAAAGGCAAATTTACAAAGTCCTACCAATAGCTCTACCCAGAATAGGCTACAAATGTTTCTTGATAATATATAGCTAATACAATAACTTCCTCGCAGGGTGAGACTCTTCCCATTCTGGAATTAATGAGTCTCATGCTTGCCAGCGTAATAGATGGCCGAGCCAACAATTAACTCAACTCAAAAGACTGCTCTTGCATTTGGTGAAGGATAGCATTTTTGACAAGAGAGCTTAACCTACTTCTCATAAACTCTGTTGTATTCACTCCACTTAACTCACACC
The nucleotide sequence above comes from Centroberyx gerrardi isolate f3 chromosome 17, fCenGer3.hap1.cur.20231027, whole genome shotgun sequence. Encoded proteins:
- the ppp2r5ca gene encoding serine/threonine-protein phosphatase 2A 56 kDa regulatory subunit gamma isoform isoform X2 → MLTCNKAGDRMVVDAPNSNGPFQPVALMHFRDVAPAEQEKLFIQKLRQCCVLFDFLSDPLSDLKWKEVKRAALSEMVEYITHNRNVITEPIYPEVVHMFAVNMFRTLPPSSNPTGAEFDPEEDEPTLEAAWPHLQLVYEFFLRFLESPDFQPNIAKKYIDQKFVMQLLELFDSEDPRERDFLKTTLHRIYGKFLGLRAYIRKQINNIFYRFIYETEHHNGIAELLEILGSIINGFALPLKEEHKIFLLKVLLPLHKVKSLSVYHPQLAYCVVQFLEKDSTLTEPVVMALLKYWPKTHSPKEVMFLNELEEILDVIEPSEFVKVQEPLFRQLAKCVSSPHFQVAERALYYWNNEYIMSLISDNAAKILPIMFPALYRNSKTHWNKTIHGLIYNALKLFMEMNQKLFDDCTQQFRAEKNKEKAKSKEREEAWIKIENLAKSNPQLQRDQRKERPMVRRKSELPQDIYTAKALESHRRAEDMLTTHDGL
- the ppp2r5ca gene encoding serine/threonine-protein phosphatase 2A 56 kDa regulatory subunit gamma isoform isoform X1, giving the protein MLTCNKAGDRMVVDAPNSNGPFQPVALMHFRDVAPAEQEKLFIQKLRQCCVLFDFLSDPLSDLKWKEVKRAALSEMVEYITHNRNVITEPIYPEVVHMFAVNMFRTLPPSSNPTGAEFDPEEDEPTLEAAWPHLQLVYEFFLRFLESPDFQPNIAKKYIDQKFVMQLLELFDSEDPRERDFLKTTLHRIYGKFLGLRAYIRKQINNIFYRFIYETEHHNGIAELLEILGSIINGFALPLKEEHKIFLLKVLLPLHKVKSLSVYHPQLAYCVVQFLEKDSTLTEPVVMALLKYWPKTHSPKEVMFLNELEEILDVIEPSEFVKVQEPLFRQLAKCVSSPHFQVAERALYYWNNEYIMSLISDNAAKILPIMFPALYRNSKTHWNKTIHGLIYNALKLFMEMNQKLFDDCTQQFRAEKNKEKAKSKEREEAWIKIENLAKSNPQFLMYVDSSDLNSPVAMETDVPLIEDVQRLKKTVEEGATQLQRDQRKERPMVRRKSELPQDIYTAKALESHRRAEDMLTTHDGL
- the ppp2r5ca gene encoding serine/threonine-protein phosphatase 2A 56 kDa regulatory subunit gamma isoform isoform X3, with the translated sequence MLTCNKAGDRMVVDAPNSNGPFQPVALMHFRDVAPAEQEKLFIQKLRQCCVLFDFLSDPLSDLKWKEVKRAALSEMVEYITHNRNVITEPIYPEVVHMFAVNMFRTLPPSSNPTGAEFDPEEDEPTLEAAWPHLQLVYEFFLRFLESPDFQPNIAKKYIDQKFVMQLLELFDSEDPRERDFLKTTLHRIYGKFLGLRAYIRKQINNIFYRFIYETEHHNGIAELLEILGSIINGFALPLKEEHKIFLLKVLLPLHKVKSLSVYHPQLAYCVVQFLEKDSTLTEPVVMALLKYWPKTHSPKEVMFLNELEEILDVIEPSEFVKVQEPLFRQLAKCVSSPHFQVAERALYYWNNEYIMSLISDNAAKILPIMFPALYRNSKTHWNKTIHGLIYNALKLFMEMNQKLFDDCTQQFRAEKNKEKAKSKEREEAWIKIENLAKSNPQSCSNGDGCSVDRRCSEVKKDS